The following proteins are co-located in the Acinetobacter sp. NCu2D-2 genome:
- a CDS encoding crotonase/enoyl-CoA hydratase family protein, with the protein MSVVRLEKNNGIATVSLNRPEKRNAMSFALLRELVETAKKIKKDKSIRCVILTGEAEVFSAGIDLSDLNNPKNRAYAAWELLKPGQSLFQKAFLIWQELPVPVIAAIEGYCFGAGMQLALAADIRVAHQNTQMSIMESRWGLVPDMGLTRSLKGLIGLDLAKELTLTARIFDAAYAHQIGLVTHLDEKPLAKAQALAEEMLQRSPDALMASKFVLDAMEHRPNKSLRMEKIWQFKLLLGKNSQLARKKDKNPDINFLPRQYK; encoded by the coding sequence ATGTCAGTCGTCCGTTTAGAAAAAAATAATGGCATTGCCACAGTCAGCTTAAACCGTCCTGAAAAACGTAATGCCATGAGCTTTGCGTTATTACGTGAATTGGTTGAAACCGCAAAAAAAATTAAAAAAGACAAAAGTATCCGCTGTGTCATCCTGACAGGTGAAGCAGAAGTTTTTAGTGCAGGCATCGACTTAAGTGACCTAAATAACCCCAAAAATCGTGCTTATGCCGCATGGGAACTACTTAAACCCGGACAAAGTTTATTTCAAAAAGCCTTCCTAATTTGGCAGGAACTTCCCGTTCCTGTAATTGCAGCCATTGAAGGTTATTGTTTTGGTGCAGGGATGCAACTTGCGTTGGCTGCCGACATTCGTGTAGCGCATCAAAATACGCAAATGTCGATTATGGAAAGTCGTTGGGGCTTGGTGCCTGATATGGGGCTCACGCGCTCACTTAAAGGCTTGATTGGCTTGGACCTTGCCAAGGAATTAACCTTAACTGCACGAATCTTTGATGCTGCTTATGCCCATCAAATTGGCTTGGTTACTCATCTAGATGAAAAGCCTCTTGCTAAAGCACAGGCATTAGCCGAAGAAATGTTACAGCGTTCTCCAGATGCATTGATGGCTTCTAAATTCGTGCTTGATGCCATGGAACACCGTCCAAACAAATCACTAAGGATGGAAAAAATTTGGCAATTCAAACTATTGCTGGGTAAGAATAGTCAATTGGCACGTAAGAAAGATAAAAATCCAGACATCAATTTTTTACCACGCCAATATAAATAA
- a CDS encoding NAD(P)-dependent oxidoreductase: MHIQQQKIAFLGMGLMGSRMAKRLLDANFQVGVWNRTASACDALVKRGAEAIALDQIADYPIVLLCLADDDAVESVFRQIENHMTAQHVLVDFSSLSVQKTKHLAQRATHRQAIWIDSPVSGGTIGAEDGSLVIFAGGDAEVIQQLSPIYDVLSQRVTRMGDTGTGQATKICNQLIVAANSTLIAEAVALAGLAGVDTTLLAPALSGGFADSKPFQILAPRMATHTFEPVQWKVQTLSKDLNNAVTLATELKLNIPVAEKALTQLKTHQNSGYAEADLATVIQQVKA, from the coding sequence ATGCATATTCAGCAGCAAAAAATTGCCTTTTTAGGTATGGGCTTAATGGGTAGCCGTATGGCCAAACGACTTTTAGATGCCAACTTTCAGGTCGGCGTTTGGAACCGTACTGCGAGTGCCTGTGATGCTTTAGTAAAACGCGGTGCGGAAGCCATCGCTTTAGACCAAATTGCTGATTATCCTATTGTGCTGCTCTGCCTTGCTGATGATGATGCAGTCGAGAGTGTGTTTCGCCAGATCGAAAATCATATGACTGCCCAACACGTGCTGGTCGATTTTTCGAGTTTATCTGTACAAAAAACCAAGCACTTGGCTCAGCGCGCAACACATCGTCAGGCAATCTGGATTGATTCGCCTGTATCAGGTGGCACCATAGGTGCGGAAGATGGTAGCTTGGTTATTTTCGCGGGTGGTGATGCCGAAGTGATTCAACAATTAAGTCCTATCTATGATGTGCTATCACAACGCGTTACGCGAATGGGCGATACAGGAACTGGGCAGGCAACCAAAATTTGTAATCAACTGATTGTTGCGGCAAATAGCACACTCATCGCTGAAGCGGTTGCCTTGGCAGGTTTAGCTGGCGTTGACACCACACTCCTTGCCCCGGCACTCTCAGGCGGTTTTGCCGACTCAAAACCTTTTCAAATTTTAGCACCCCGTATGGCGACCCATACGTTTGAGCCCGTGCAGTGGAAAGTGCAAACGCTCTCGAAAGATTTAAATAATGCTGTCACTTTGGCAACAGAACTGAAATTAAACATTCCAGTTGCAGAAAAAGCACTAACACAACTGAAAACACACCAAAACTCGGGTTATGCTGAAGCTGATTTAGCGACTGTAATTCAACAAGTTAAAGCCTAA
- a CDS encoding hydroxypyruvate isomerase family protein: MIKLAVNLSMIFTEVPLIERFAEARAHGFDHVEIQFPYELSIEEIQQKLHEYNLSLCLINVPAGDLMQGGNGLAGVPGQEVAFRQAVNQAIEYATALNVPSVNILAGKQPTDSDLLPCLKTLASNLKMACSMLMDYHIQPVFEMINGKDMPRFLIQNVAQAQEMLEAVNHPALKMQYDCYHMAMMGEDVLDALKENIADIGHIQFADCPGRHEPNTAAVNYSDIFQWLERSNYTGYVAAEYRPSNHSNESFAWKGRYFQS, translated from the coding sequence ATGATTAAATTGGCCGTTAATCTCTCGATGATTTTTACTGAAGTGCCTTTAATTGAGCGTTTTGCCGAAGCACGCGCCCATGGCTTTGATCATGTTGAAATACAATTTCCTTATGAATTAAGTATTGAGGAAATTCAGCAAAAACTTCATGAATACAATTTAAGTCTTTGCCTGATTAATGTCCCTGCCGGTGATTTGATGCAAGGTGGCAATGGACTGGCAGGCGTGCCTGGACAAGAAGTTGCATTTCGCCAAGCAGTGAATCAAGCCATAGAATATGCAACAGCATTAAATGTACCGAGCGTGAATATCTTGGCAGGCAAACAACCGACCGATAGTGATTTACTACCATGCCTAAAAACATTAGCCAGTAATCTAAAAATGGCTTGTTCAATGTTGATGGATTATCATATTCAACCTGTCTTTGAAATGATCAATGGCAAAGATATGCCACGTTTTCTAATCCAAAATGTAGCTCAAGCGCAAGAAATGCTAGAAGCCGTAAATCATCCTGCCTTAAAAATGCAATACGATTGCTATCACATGGCAATGATGGGTGAAGATGTTTTAGATGCCTTAAAAGAAAATATTGCTGATATTGGACATATCCAGTTTGCAGACTGTCCTGGTCGTCATGAACCCAATACAGCTGCCGTTAACTATAGCGATATATTTCAATGGCTAGAGCGAAGCAACTACACAGGATATGTAGCAGCAGAGTATCGACCAAGCAATCATTCCAATGAATCTTTTGCGTGGAAAGGTCGTTATTTTCAGAGTTAA
- the rsfS gene encoding ribosome silencing factor, with protein MNLEPSPSASNSHNQTSNSHEQAVQDCVNVVLNALEDVKAKEIVKIDVAGISNVADAMIIASGTSTRHIKSLADNVAEEARKAGFRPIGIEGERDAEWILIDLGYVVVHCMLPTARKFYDLESLWRNTTDSVA; from the coding sequence ATGAATTTAGAACCATCGCCCAGCGCTTCTAATTCTCACAATCAAACCTCAAATTCACATGAGCAAGCAGTACAAGATTGTGTAAACGTTGTACTGAACGCGCTTGAAGATGTAAAAGCAAAAGAAATCGTTAAAATTGATGTCGCTGGTATCAGCAATGTTGCTGATGCTATGATCATCGCAAGTGGTACATCTACCCGTCACATTAAATCATTGGCTGATAACGTTGCTGAAGAAGCACGTAAAGCTGGCTTCCGTCCCATCGGTATTGAAGGCGAACGTGATGCTGAGTGGATCTTAATCGACTTAGGTTACGTTGTTGTACACTGCATGTTACCTACTGCACGTAAGTTCTATGACCTAGAGAGCTTATGGCGCAACACTACAGACTCTGTAGCATAA